Genomic segment of Chitinophaga varians:
GCTCAAAAGACAGGAGTAACGATCAAAGGTAAAATACCGCCTGTTTTCAACAATGAGTATGTCTATCTGATGAAAGGCTCTACACCGCTGGATTCCGCTAAAGTGGAAAAAAGCGCCTTCTCGTTATCCTACCCGTTGAAAGACACTCTTCAGGCAATGTTACGTGTCTCCAAAAAAGAAGACAGCAAGATCTACCGTGGGGTGAAGGTGCTGTATCTGGCACCTGGCGACAAAGTTACCCTGACTGTGAAAGATACTACAGGCGGCGGCAACCTGTTGGCGAAAAGTCTCGTTAAAGGAGCACTGATCAATGCACAGGAAGAACAGTTGCAGGAACAATTGAAAGACGTAAGACGGCAAATCGATTCCGCCCGCAAGGAATACATGCAGCTGATGCAGTCGCCTGAAGGCAAAACAGATACAGCCGGCATGATGGCTCGTGGCAGGCGTATGGACGTACTGTTTGATAAGCAGGAAGAAATGGTGAATGCCTTTATCGACGCACATCCGGACTATTATATCAGTCTGGCCAACTTCAGGGAAAACCTCGGCAGCCCTGTAAAAGATGTGGCTGCTGCGGAAAAACGTTTTGCGAAATTCAGCCCTGCATTGCGTCAATCGTCTTTAGGGCTGTCAGTTCAGAACTTGCTGAAAGCCTCAGCTAAACTGGGTATTAATCAACCAGCGCCTGATTTTGCGTCCACTACGCCGGATGGTAAAACGCTGAAACTGTCTGACCTGAAAGGCAAATATGTGCTGCTCGATTTCTGGGCCAGCTGGTGCGGCCCTTGCCGTGCGGAAAATCCTAATGTGGTAAAAGCTTTCCAGCAGTATAAAGACAAAAACTTTACGGTGCTGGGCGTATCCCTTGACCGTGAAGGACAGCATGATAAATGGACAGAAGCGATTGAAAAGGACGGTCTTGCATGGCATCATGTAAGTGACCTGAAATGGTGGAAAGCAGATGCTGCGGCATTGTATATGATCCGTTCCATCCCACAGAATTTCCTGATAGACCCTAACGGAAAGATCATTGCTACCAACCTGCGTGGCGAAGCGCTGCAGCAGGAGCTGGCCAAATTGTTACAATAATAGATGATTATCGCTCCAGGATCGCGGTAACGCCCATGCCACCGGCGGTACAGATAGACACTAGTGCCCTGCCTTCGCCGCGTTCCTGGAGTATTTTGGCCGTTTGTGCCACAATCCTTGCCCCGGTGGCAGCAAACGGATGACCGATGGCGACACTGCCCCCTTTGGTGTTCAGTTTACTGCGGTCTATCCTTCCCAACGGTGCGTCCAGTCCCAGTTTCTTACAGTAGGCGGCGTCTTCCCAGGCCTTGAGGGTACAGAGTACCTGTCCGCAGAATGCTTCATGAATTTCATACACATCAAAATCCTGTAAGCGCAGATTGTTGCGTTTCAGCAACCTTGCTACGGCATACGTAGGCGCCATCAGCAGTCCTTCGCCATGTACATAGTCTACCGCGGCGGTCTCTCCGTCTGTGAGGTAGGCCTGCACCGGCCATTGTCTGCGCTGTGCATATTCTTCGGACGCCAGCAGCAAGGCGGCGGCGCCGTCGGTATAAATGGTGCTGTTGCCCGCGGTGAGCGTGCCTTTGCCGGTATGGTCAAAGGCTGGTTTCAGCGTAGCCAGTTTTTCGGGCGTGGTATCGGAGCGGACAATGGTATCACGGCTGACATTTTTAAAGGGGATGACCAGGCCTTCAAAGAAACCGGCGATATAGGCACGGGTAGCGTTCATATGGCTGGTATAGGCCAGTGCGTCCTGGTCCTGCCGGCTGATGCCCCATTCCTGTACCATCTTTTCGGTATGTTGTCCCATAGAGAGGCCGGTGCGCGGTTCCACAATGGAAGGGTAGAGCGGTGACAGTTCGCGGAAACGGACAGAGCTGAGTATCCGTAGCCTTTCGCCCAGTGTTTTAGCGGCTCTGAGCGCGGTGAGTTTCCAGGACAGTTGTTGTTGCAGCATCAGTGGCAGATCGCTGTTGGTGTCGCTGCCGCCGGCGATGCCGGTTTCTATCTGTCCGGCTGCGATGCGCAGGCCCAGCTGGATAGCGGCATCAAGGCTGGTGCCACAGGCGCGTTGCACGTTGTAGGCCGGCGTGTGTGGATCGAGGGCGGTGCCCAGCACACATTCACGGGCAAAGTTCCATTCGGTGGAACGGTTCAGCAGCGCGCCCAGCGCCACATCACCGACGCGGACGCCTTCCAGCTGATAGGTGCTGACAAGGGAGTGCAGACAGGCCGTCAGCATTTCCTGGTTGGAAACCCGGTTATATTCCCGGAAGGATTTAACGAAAGGGATACGTTTCCCGCCGATAACAGCCACTTTTCTCATAAAAGCGCATTTACTTAAAGGTACTTAAAATGAAAGAAGCGGCCATGCCGTTAAAGGCTGGTGACCTGGTTGGGCAGCGGCGTCCCTTCATAAGCGGCCAGTATGTTTTTGGCGGCCATCACTGACATGGCATTGCGGGTTTCCACGGTGGCAGAGCCAATATGTGGCAATACTGCCACAGTAGGCATGTCCAGTAACGGATTGTCAGGCTGCATAGGTTCGGGATTGGTCACAT
This window contains:
- a CDS encoding acetyl-CoA C-acetyltransferase, with the protein product MRKVAVIGGKRIPFVKSFREYNRVSNQEMLTACLHSLVSTYQLEGVRVGDVALGALLNRSTEWNFARECVLGTALDPHTPAYNVQRACGTSLDAAIQLGLRIAAGQIETGIAGGSDTNSDLPLMLQQQLSWKLTALRAAKTLGERLRILSSVRFRELSPLYPSIVEPRTGLSMGQHTEKMVQEWGISRQDQDALAYTSHMNATRAYIAGFFEGLVIPFKNVSRDTIVRSDTTPEKLATLKPAFDHTGKGTLTAGNSTIYTDGAAALLLASEEYAQRRQWPVQAYLTDGETAAVDYVHGEGLLMAPTYAVARLLKRNNLRLQDFDVYEIHEAFCGQVLCTLKAWEDAAYCKKLGLDAPLGRIDRSKLNTKGGSVAIGHPFAATGARIVAQTAKILQERGEGRALVSICTAGGMGVTAILER
- a CDS encoding TlpA disulfide reductase family protein, with amino-acid sequence MKKVFLVCAAMAGMTHLYAQKTGVTIKGKIPPVFNNEYVYLMKGSTPLDSAKVEKSAFSLSYPLKDTLQAMLRVSKKEDSKIYRGVKVLYLAPGDKVTLTVKDTTGGGNLLAKSLVKGALINAQEEQLQEQLKDVRRQIDSARKEYMQLMQSPEGKTDTAGMMARGRRMDVLFDKQEEMVNAFIDAHPDYYISLANFRENLGSPVKDVAAAEKRFAKFSPALRQSSLGLSVQNLLKASAKLGINQPAPDFASTTPDGKTLKLSDLKGKYVLLDFWASWCGPCRAENPNVVKAFQQYKDKNFTVLGVSLDREGQHDKWTEAIEKDGLAWHHVSDLKWWKADAAALYMIRSIPQNFLIDPNGKIIATNLRGEALQQELAKLLQ